The window ACGATCTCTAGATGGACGTTCTCTTTTAGTTTCTCCATCTTTCTTTGCTGCCGTCTTTTTCATTTGTTCTCCTATTTGAGCACTTGCAGTAAAACTAGCTATCATGTTGTTAAGCATGTCGCTACCAGCTTGTGGAGAATTAGGTAATAGTATAAGATTTGAGTTAGTTTCTTCACCTAAAGATTGTAATGTATCATAGTGCTGTGTTACTACAATTAAAGCACTTGCTTCTTGTGAATTAATACCTACGTTGTTAAGAACATCTACACTTTCTTCAAGACCACGAGCAATTTCTCTCCTTTGGTCTGCAATACCTTGACCTTGTAATCGCTTAGACTCTGCTTCTGCACGTGCTTTTGCAACAATCTTGATACGATCTGCTTCTGCTTCATATTCTGCTGCTGTTTTTTCACGTTCTGCGGCGTTAATTCTATTCATTGCAGCCTTTACCTGTACATCTGGATCAATGTCTGTTACAAGTGTTTTAATGATGTCATAACCGTAATCCATCATCGCCTCGTTTAATTCACGCTTTACAGCAATGGCGATATCGTCTTTCTTTTCAAAAACGTAATCCAACTTCATTTTTGGAACTTCAGCACGTACTACATCAAAAACGTAAGCAGTAATCTGATCATGCGGATTTTGCAATCTATAAAACGCATCATATACCTTTTCTCTACGTACTTGAAATTGCACAGAGATTTTAAGACGCACAAACACGTCATCTTTTGTTTTAGTTTCAACGATTACATCCAGCTGCTGAATCTTCAAGTTTATTCTACCAGCAATTTTATCAATTACTGGAATTTTAAGTTGTAGACCAGATTGTCGCATACTGGTAAATTTACCGAAACGTTCTACTACCGCAGCGGTTTGTTGTTTTACAGTAAAGAATGTTCCCAGCAATAGGAAAAAGCCTATTACTAATAAAATCGGAATTAGAAATACCCCAAAGCCTCCCATATTATTTAAGTTTTAATGATTAGAAAAAGTGATCGATATAAATGTAATCTAGTTACTCTATATTAGTGTTATTTTTACGAATATTGTTACAAATATTATGAAATATACCTTTTTTGCTTTTTTACTAGTTACTCTTTATTTTACTTCAACCGCTCAAAATCAACTCACTGAATCAAATGTTATTCCTGCCATCCAGAATAGTTTTGAAGAGGTAGATCACGATATTACAACCACATCATCTGTAAATTATAGCCTACCGTCTCGCAAAACTTCTTACAACAACCGTTTAGGACTAGGTGTAGACGCTACATTTTTTAATATTTCTAGTGATGATGTTGAGGTTACTCAAGGAACAGGCTTCTCTATAAATTTTGAAACGCGAGGTGATTTTAGAGATGATTTTGATTTGATTTATTCTTTAGGAATTTTCAATCATAATTTTTCAGTAAATGAAAATTTCACAGGTGATCAAATAGATATGAGTATGCTAGGTGTAGAGATTAAATTCTTACTAGCCTGGAAAATTGCCCAGAAAGATTATTTCTCTATAGAGGCTGGACCAGCATTACAGCTCAATGGAGAATTGAAGATCGATAATGAAGACCGCTATGAAGAATCTTTTACCGGTGGATTAAATCCCATTCAATTGAAAGAGTTTCAAAACACCATGCCAGTAAATC is drawn from Nonlabens dokdonensis DSW-6 and contains these coding sequences:
- a CDS encoding SPFH domain-containing protein; the encoded protein is MGGFGVFLIPILLVIGFFLLLGTFFTVKQQTAAVVERFGKFTSMRQSGLQLKIPVIDKIAGRINLKIQQLDVIVETKTKDDVFVRLKISVQFQVRREKVYDAFYRLQNPHDQITAYVFDVVRAEVPKMKLDYVFEKKDDIAIAVKRELNEAMMDYGYDIIKTLVTDIDPDVQVKAAMNRINAAEREKTAAEYEAEADRIKIVAKARAEAESKRLQGQGIADQRREIARGLEESVDVLNNVGINSQEASALIVVTQHYDTLQSLGEETNSNLILLPNSPQAGSDMLNNMIASFTASAQIGEQMKKTAAKKDGETKRERPSRDRESGYGDSDDL